A DNA window from Parabacteroides johnsonii DSM 18315 contains the following coding sequences:
- the uvrC gene encoding excinuclease ABC subunit UvrC codes for MSATEEHIKSILSVIPESPGCYQYFDEKGTIIYVGKAKNLKRRVSSYFNKEHDSNKTRVLVKQIRDIKYFVVDTEEDALLLENNLIKQYRPRYNVLLKDDKTYPSIVVKNEYFPRIFQTRNIVRDGSRYYGPYPSIYTAKVMLQMLKELYPLRTCKYPLTPESIAEGRYKVCLEYHIKRCKGPCEGLQTLEEYQQNISEIKEILRGNISQISKHLYEEMQKLAGELRFEEAQKIKEKYEVIENYRSKSTVVTPMLHNIDVFSLAENENSAYINYLHIGNGAIVQAYTFEYKKRLDESKEDLLSLGIIEMRNRFKSTAREIIVPFPLDIELENVSITVPQRGDKKKLVELSEMNVKQYKVDKLKQAEKLNPEQRSTRLLKEIQDTLHLSKLPAHIECFDNSNIQGSDAVAACVVFKMAKPSKKDYRKYNIKTVVGPDDYASMKEVVRRRYQRAIAEETPLPDLIITDGGKGQMEVVREVIQDELHLDIPIAGLAKDGKHRTSELLFGFPPETIGMPIQSFMFKFFTQIQDEVHRFAIAFHKDKRSKSQTKSELDKIKGIGEKTKVLLLRHFKSVKRIREASFDELKEVIGEAKTKALLNGLK; via the coding sequence ATGAGCGCAACCGAGGAACATATAAAAAGCATCCTTTCCGTCATACCGGAATCGCCAGGCTGCTACCAATACTTTGACGAGAAGGGAACGATCATCTATGTAGGCAAAGCGAAGAATTTGAAACGTCGTGTTTCCTCCTATTTCAACAAAGAGCACGACAGCAACAAAACACGTGTCCTGGTTAAACAGATACGGGACATCAAATACTTTGTTGTCGACACGGAAGAGGATGCACTTCTTTTAGAAAACAACTTGATCAAGCAATATCGTCCCCGGTATAATGTACTATTGAAAGATGACAAGACCTATCCGTCTATCGTTGTCAAGAATGAATATTTCCCGCGTATATTCCAAACCCGGAATATCGTACGGGACGGTTCGCGCTATTACGGTCCCTATCCTTCCATCTACACGGCAAAAGTCATGTTGCAAATGTTGAAAGAACTGTATCCGTTGCGTACCTGCAAATACCCTCTTACCCCCGAATCCATCGCCGAAGGAAGGTATAAAGTTTGCCTTGAATACCATATTAAACGATGCAAAGGACCTTGTGAAGGATTACAGACACTGGAGGAATACCAACAAAACATTTCCGAAATAAAGGAAATCCTACGCGGGAATATCTCGCAAATAAGCAAGCATCTGTATGAAGAGATGCAAAAACTGGCCGGAGAATTACGATTCGAGGAGGCACAAAAGATCAAAGAAAAGTATGAAGTCATCGAAAATTACCGTTCCAAATCGACAGTAGTCACCCCGATGCTCCACAATATAGACGTATTTTCGTTAGCAGAAAATGAAAATTCCGCCTACATCAATTACCTGCATATCGGCAACGGGGCAATCGTGCAAGCCTATACGTTCGAATATAAAAAGCGTTTAGACGAGTCGAAAGAGGACCTGCTCAGCTTAGGCATCATCGAAATGCGCAATCGTTTTAAAAGCACTGCACGCGAAATCATCGTTCCTTTTCCGTTGGATATAGAACTGGAAAACGTTTCAATCACCGTTCCGCAACGCGGAGACAAAAAGAAGTTGGTGGAACTATCGGAAATGAACGTGAAGCAATATAAGGTCGACAAACTGAAACAGGCGGAAAAGCTAAATCCGGAACAACGCAGCACACGTCTTTTAAAAGAGATACAGGACACGCTCCATCTCTCCAAATTACCGGCTCATATCGAGTGCTTCGATAACTCCAATATACAGGGAAGCGACGCGGTGGCTGCGTGTGTCGTCTTCAAAATGGCGAAACCATCGAAAAAGGATTACAGGAAATACAACATCAAAACGGTTGTCGGTCCGGACGACTATGCCTCGATGAAAGAAGTCGTACGCCGCCGTTACCAGCGTGCCATCGCCGAAGAAACTCCCCTGCCCGACCTGATCATCACCGACGGTGGAAAGGGACAAATGGAAGTCGTACGCGAAGTGATCCAGGACGAACTGCATCTGGACATTCCGATTGCAGGGCTGGCAAAAGACGGGAAACACCGGACTTCGGAACTCCTGTTCGGCTTCCCTCCCGAAACAATCGGCATGCCGATACAAAGTTTCATGTTCAAATTCTTCACGCAAATACAGGACGAGGTGCATCGTTTTGCTATCGCCTTCCATAAGGATAAGCGAAGTAAGAGCCAGACAAAATCCGAATTAGATAAGATAAAAGGGATCGGAGAAAAGACAAAAGTATTACTTTTACGTCATTTTAAGAGCGTAAAACGAATACGCGAAGCCAGCTTCGACGAACTGAAAGAAGTGATCGGAGAAGCCAAAACAAAAGCATTATTAAATGGTTTAAAATAA
- the dtd gene encoding D-aminoacyl-tRNA deacylase: MRTLIQRVQHASVTIDGQLKSKIGKGLLVLVGIEDRDTQEDIEWLCKKIANLRIFDDENGVMNRSVTETEGEVMVVSQFTLHASTKKGNRPSYIHASKPDVAIPMYEAFCAEMGLQIGKEVQTGTFGADMKVELVNDGPVTIWIDSQNKE; this comes from the coding sequence ATGAGAACATTGATACAACGGGTACAACATGCCTCCGTGACCATAGACGGACAGCTGAAATCCAAAATCGGGAAAGGCCTGCTCGTACTGGTCGGTATTGAAGACCGCGACACACAGGAAGATATCGAATGGTTGTGCAAAAAGATTGCCAACCTTCGCATTTTTGATGATGAAAACGGCGTCATGAACCGCTCTGTAACCGAAACGGAAGGGGAAGTGATGGTAGTAAGCCAGTTTACCTTACACGCCTCTACAAAGAAGGGAAACCGTCCTTCTTATATCCATGCCTCCAAACCAGACGTGGCTATCCCGATGTACGAGGCCTTTTGCGCCGAGATGGGGTTGCAAATCGGAAAGGAAGTGCAGACCGGTACGTTCGGGGCCGATATGAAAGTCGAACTGGTGAACGACGGTCCTGTCACGATTTGGATCGACTCACAAAATAAAGAATGA
- a CDS encoding nucleotide pyrophosphohydrolase has product MTEITLKQAQEQVDNWIKTYGVRYFNELTNMTILTEEVGELARIMARTYGEQSFKESDKHRDLGDEMADVLWVLLCLANQTGVDLTTAFEKNLQKKTNRDKERHINNKKL; this is encoded by the coding sequence ATGACAGAAATTACGCTTAAACAGGCACAGGAGCAGGTGGACAACTGGATCAAAACGTATGGCGTCCGTTACTTCAACGAACTGACGAATATGACCATCCTGACCGAAGAAGTTGGCGAACTGGCTCGCATCATGGCCCGCACATACGGCGAACAATCTTTCAAGGAAAGCGACAAACACCGTGATTTAGGCGATGAAATGGCCGATGTTCTATGGGTATTACTCTGCCTTGCCAATCAGACAGGCGTCGATCTGACCACCGCTTTCGAAAAGAATCTGCAAAAGAAAACGAACCGAGATAAAGAACGACATATAAACAATAAAAAGCTATAA
- the deoC gene encoding deoxyribose-phosphate aldolase, with amino-acid sequence MVHEHDHGCGCGHHHDEDTEHLHTNKYQQAFAKFETADTTEEVAERVKTLLGKHGNDNFTPDVLKQIHGFIDLTSLTSIDTKESIWKLVDKVNDFEGTRPDLPNVAAICTYPLFVETVKEALSAQEVKIASVAGGFPSSQTFMEIKIAETAMAVMQGADEIDVIINLGYFLEENYDELTEELQEIKESCRNAKLKVILETGALQTPESIQKAAILALYSGADFIKTSTGKGYPGATPEAVYTMCQVLKKYHSITGKRVGIKVAGGIRTAEEAVRYYTIVKEVLGNDWLNKDLFRIGASSLVEDIEHRLGK; translated from the coding sequence ATGGTACACGAACACGATCACGGATGTGGATGCGGACATCATCACGATGAAGACACCGAGCATCTCCACACCAATAAATATCAGCAGGCATTCGCCAAATTCGAAACGGCCGACACAACGGAAGAAGTGGCCGAACGGGTAAAAACACTGCTCGGAAAACATGGGAACGACAACTTCACTCCCGACGTTTTAAAACAGATTCACGGTTTCATCGACCTGACTTCTCTCACCAGTATCGACACGAAAGAAAGTATCTGGAAGCTGGTCGACAAAGTGAACGATTTCGAAGGAACCCGTCCCGACCTACCCAACGTTGCCGCCATCTGTACCTATCCCCTATTCGTGGAAACGGTAAAAGAGGCCCTCTCCGCACAGGAGGTAAAGATTGCATCCGTAGCAGGCGGTTTCCCCTCCTCGCAGACCTTCATGGAAATAAAGATTGCCGAGACAGCGATGGCCGTCATGCAGGGGGCCGATGAAATCGATGTTATCATAAATTTAGGTTATTTCCTCGAAGAAAACTATGACGAACTTACCGAAGAACTTCAGGAGATCAAAGAGAGCTGTCGTAATGCCAAATTGAAAGTCATCCTCGAAACAGGTGCTCTCCAGACACCCGAAAGTATTCAAAAAGCGGCAATTCTCGCCCTCTATTCCGGTGCGGACTTCATCAAGACATCGACCGGGAAAGGCTATCCCGGCGCAACTCCGGAAGCCGTTTACACGATGTGCCAAGTTCTGAAAAAGTACCATTCCATCACAGGAAAGCGTGTCGGTATCAAAGTTGCCGGTGGTATCCGCACTGCAGAAGAGGCTGTCCGCTACTATACCATCGTCAAAGAAGTATTGGGTAACGACTGGTTGAACAAAGACTTGTTCCGCATCGGAGCCAGCAGTTTGGTAGAAGACATCGAACACCGTTTGGGAAAATAA
- a CDS encoding polyprenyl synthetase family protein, protein MKDRSKIEQPVAVEFKRFNDEFAASLRSETNRLQSAIDQILNASGKHIRPLLVLLAAKACGQVTDNTINSAVLLELLHTATLIHDDVIDETKQRRGVPSLNAIFDNRISVLVGDYVLSTALIRSIQTGNLQIIGIVSNLGRDLSEGEIKQLETAEESIIDESCYMQVIRKKTAMLLSACSEIGSISAGASGEMVEKCREFGEYLGYCFQIKDDIFDYFKEANIGKPTGNDIREGKVTLPLLHALQTGRKEEVDHCLRIINEKDFTVENIDLLIDFAKANGGIEYAEQRMLEYHDKAVGVLKTLPESEAREGLLLLADYIIERRK, encoded by the coding sequence ATGAAGGATAGAAGTAAAATAGAACAACCGGTTGCTGTAGAGTTTAAACGTTTTAATGATGAGTTTGCTGCTTCGCTGCGAAGCGAAACGAATCGTTTGCAATCGGCTATTGACCAGATACTGAATGCGAGCGGAAAACATATCCGCCCCTTATTGGTACTTTTGGCCGCTAAAGCATGCGGACAGGTAACGGATAATACGATTAATTCGGCTGTTTTGCTGGAATTGCTTCATACTGCCACGCTTATCCATGATGATGTGATCGACGAGACAAAACAGCGTCGCGGCGTTCCTTCCCTGAATGCCATATTCGACAACCGTATTTCGGTTTTGGTGGGCGATTATGTCCTTTCCACCGCGTTGATCCGTTCTATCCAGACAGGTAATCTACAAATCATAGGTATTGTTTCCAACTTGGGACGCGATCTTTCGGAAGGGGAGATCAAACAGTTGGAAACGGCCGAAGAAAGTATTATCGACGAATCCTGCTATATGCAGGTGATACGGAAAAAGACAGCCATGCTGCTTTCTGCGTGTTCCGAGATCGGTTCCATCTCTGCCGGGGCATCCGGTGAAATGGTGGAAAAATGTCGTGAGTTCGGCGAATATTTAGGTTACTGTTTCCAGATCAAAGATGATATCTTCGACTATTTTAAAGAAGCGAATATCGGAAAACCTACCGGCAATGATATCCGAGAGGGAAAGGTAACGCTCCCCTTGCTACACGCGTTGCAGACGGGTAGGAAAGAAGAAGTAGACCATTGCCTTCGTATCATAAATGAAAAAGACTTTACTGTAGAGAATATAGACTTGCTGATTGATTTTGCCAAAGCAAATGGCGGCATCGAATATGCCGAACAGCGGATGTTGGAGTATCATGATAAAGCGGTCGGGGTTTTGAAAACACTCCCCGAATCGGAAGCACGCGAAGGATTGCTGTTGCTTGCCGATTACATAATAGAGCGCCGTAAATAA
- the polA gene encoding DNA polymerase I yields MKLFLIDAYALIYRSYYAFIKNPRINSKGMNTSAIFGFINSLEDVLKRENPTHIAVGFDPKGPTFRHEAYEQYKAQRQETPEDIRKSVPFIKDIIEAYNIPILEVPRYEADDVIGTVAKQAEKEGFEVYMMTPDKDYGQLVSEHIFMYRPRFGGDYEIMGIPEVLGKYGLTSVDQVIDLLGLMGDSSDNIPGCPGVGEKTAQKLLAEFGTIENLLENTDKLKGSLQKKVTENTEQIRFSKFLATIKTDVPIQFDAAKCIREKVNEERLVEIYTELEFRTFINRMDREPEKAKTESKAAPAPAKTGTRKKAAPTGPIQGSLFEEFAAEPTTVPKYSTLANLKSTPHTYHLVDTEEKRIELGRFLSEQDFFAFDTETDGIDPMKAGLVGMSFAVKENEAWYVPVPAAREEADKVLAHFSPALQNPKSFKIGQNIKFDILVVRKYGIRIAGPLFDTMIAHYLLNPELRHGMDYLAETYLKYKTVRIEELIGPKGRKQLCMRDVPIPQVAEYAAEDADITLKLKNYFAPCLDKEGLESLFYDIEMPLIYVLAEMEYTGVTLDTIALKQSSEELTTALKKLEKEIYELAGIKFNINSARQVGEVLFDHLKIEEKAKKTKTGSYSTSEEILEKMRSKHPVVEKLLEYRGLKKLLSTYIDALPELINPETGKIHTSYNQAVTSTGRLSSTNPNLQNIPVRDELGREIRKAFTAENEDCIFFSADYSQIELRIMAHLSQDAHMIEAFRSGADIHAATAAKIYGIPVEEVTSDMRRKAKTANFGIIYGISVFGLAERLNIPRAESKELIEGYFKTYPDIRAYMDESIEVAKEKGYVETIYKRKRFLPDINSHNAIVRGYAERNAINAPIQGSAADIIKVAMVRIFNRFETEGLKSKMILQVHDELNFNVYKDEMEKVKQIVLDEMENAIQLQVPLIADCGEGVNWLEAH; encoded by the coding sequence ATGAAGTTATTCCTCATAGATGCTTATGCATTGATTTATCGTTCTTACTACGCTTTTATCAAGAATCCGCGTATCAACTCCAAAGGTATGAACACTTCGGCCATCTTTGGTTTTATCAACAGCCTGGAAGATGTCCTGAAACGTGAAAACCCAACCCATATTGCGGTAGGCTTCGACCCGAAAGGTCCGACTTTCCGCCACGAAGCCTACGAACAATACAAGGCGCAACGGCAAGAGACACCGGAAGATATCCGCAAGTCAGTCCCTTTCATCAAAGACATCATAGAAGCCTACAACATCCCGATACTGGAAGTCCCGCGCTATGAGGCCGACGATGTCATCGGTACGGTTGCCAAGCAAGCCGAGAAAGAAGGTTTCGAGGTTTATATGATGACACCCGATAAAGATTATGGTCAGTTGGTGTCCGAACATATATTCATGTACCGTCCTCGCTTCGGCGGTGATTACGAGATTATGGGAATACCCGAAGTTCTGGGCAAATACGGCCTGACATCCGTCGACCAGGTGATCGATCTTTTAGGACTGATGGGCGACAGTTCCGATAATATTCCCGGATGTCCGGGTGTCGGTGAAAAGACTGCCCAGAAATTATTGGCCGAATTCGGAACAATCGAAAATCTTTTGGAAAACACCGACAAGCTGAAAGGTTCCCTTCAGAAGAAGGTTACGGAGAACACAGAACAAATCCGTTTCTCCAAATTTCTGGCAACAATCAAGACGGATGTCCCAATCCAGTTCGATGCCGCCAAATGCATCCGGGAAAAAGTGAACGAAGAGCGCCTCGTAGAGATTTACACCGAATTAGAATTTAGAACATTTATTAACAGAATGGACAGAGAACCGGAAAAAGCCAAAACGGAGTCCAAAGCAGCACCGGCACCGGCAAAAACCGGCACAAGGAAAAAAGCAGCTCCGACAGGCCCGATTCAAGGCTCGCTCTTTGAAGAATTTGCGGCCGAACCTACGACTGTTCCCAAATATTCGACTCTCGCGAACTTAAAATCCACCCCTCATACTTATCATCTTGTTGATACAGAGGAAAAGAGGATAGAATTAGGGCGTTTTTTGAGCGAACAGGATTTTTTTGCTTTTGACACGGAAACAGATGGTATAGACCCAATGAAGGCCGGATTGGTCGGAATGTCATTTGCCGTGAAGGAAAACGAAGCTTGGTACGTCCCTGTTCCGGCAGCCCGCGAAGAAGCAGACAAAGTTCTTGCCCACTTCTCCCCCGCCCTGCAAAATCCGAAATCGTTCAAGATCGGACAAAACATAAAATTCGATATCCTTGTCGTCCGCAAATATGGAATCCGGATAGCCGGCCCTCTATTCGATACGATGATCGCTCATTACCTTTTGAATCCCGAATTGCGTCATGGCATGGACTACCTTGCCGAAACATACCTTAAATATAAAACGGTACGCATCGAGGAACTGATCGGTCCGAAAGGTAGAAAACAACTTTGCATGCGCGATGTCCCCATTCCACAGGTAGCCGAATACGCAGCCGAGGATGCAGATATCACGCTCAAGCTGAAAAACTATTTTGCCCCCTGTCTGGACAAAGAAGGACTCGAATCGCTTTTCTATGATATCGAGATGCCTTTAATATATGTATTAGCCGAAATGGAATATACGGGAGTGACGCTCGACACCATCGCCTTAAAGCAATCATCCGAAGAACTGACGACCGCACTCAAGAAGTTGGAAAAAGAAATTTATGAATTGGCAGGAATAAAGTTCAACATCAATTCCGCCCGCCAGGTCGGCGAAGTTCTTTTCGATCACCTCAAGATAGAAGAAAAAGCGAAGAAGACGAAAACTGGCAGCTACAGCACGAGTGAAGAAATACTGGAGAAAATGCGCTCCAAACATCCCGTCGTAGAAAAACTGCTCGAATATCGCGGACTGAAAAAGCTACTCAGCACCTATATCGACGCATTGCCCGAACTGATCAACCCGGAAACCGGCAAGATACACACGTCCTACAACCAAGCAGTCACCTCGACTGGCCGCCTCAGCTCGACCAACCCGAATCTACAGAATATTCCGGTGCGCGACGAATTAGGACGTGAAATCCGGAAAGCCTTTACAGCCGAAAATGAAGATTGTATTTTCTTCTCCGCCGACTATTCGCAGATCGAACTCCGTATCATGGCTCACCTCAGCCAGGATGCCCATATGATAGAAGCCTTCCGCAGCGGGGCCGACATCCATGCCGCCACAGCTGCCAAAATATACGGCATTCCGGTCGAAGAAGTCACTTCCGACATGCGCCGGAAAGCGAAAACGGCCAATTTCGGCATTATCTACGGAATCTCTGTCTTCGGGTTGGCCGAACGGCTGAACATCCCTCGCGCAGAATCGAAAGAGTTGATCGAAGGCTACTTCAAGACTTATCCAGACATCCGCGCCTACATGGACGAAAGCATCGAGGTGGCGAAAGAAAAAGGATATGTAGAGACGATTTACAAACGTAAACGTTTCCTACCGGATATCAACTCCCATAACGCAATCGTGCGGGGATATGCCGAACGAAACGCGATCAACGCTCCGATCCAGGGCAGTGCTGCCGACATCATCAAGGTGGCCATGGTCCGCATCTTCAACCGTTTCGAAACCGAGGGCCTGAAAAGCAAGATGATCCTCCAGGTACACGATGAATTGAACTTTAACGTCTACAAAGACGAAATGGAAAAAGTAAAACAAATCGTATTGGATGAAATGGAAAATGCGATCCAACTGCAAGTTCCCCTGATCGCCGACTGCGGTGAAGGGGTGAACTGGCTGGAAGCGCATTAA
- the ychF gene encoding redox-regulated ATPase YchF yields MALQCGIVGLPNVGKSTLFNCLSNAKAQSANFPFCTIEPNVGVITVPDERLNKLAEIEHPQRVIPTTVEIVDIAGLVKGASKGEGLGNKFLANIRETDAILHVLRCFDDDNIVHVDGRVDPVRDKEIIDAELQIKDLETIDSRIAKVQKQAQTGGDKQAKIAYEVLCKYKEALEQGKSARTVSFDTKDEQKIAHDLFLLTDKPVMYVCNVDEASAVNGNKYVEAVREAVKDEGAEILVVAAKIESEIAEFDTYEERQMFLQEIGLEESGVARLIKSAYKLLNLQTFLTAGPDECRAWTFHKGWKAPQCAGVIHTDFEKGFIRAEVIKYEDYISYGSESAVKEAGKMSVEGKEYIVQDGDIMHFRFNV; encoded by the coding sequence ATGGCATTACAATGTGGCATAGTAGGACTTCCCAACGTAGGAAAGTCTACTCTTTTCAACTGCTTATCGAATGCAAAAGCACAGTCTGCTAACTTCCCGTTTTGTACGATCGAACCGAATGTCGGCGTGATCACCGTACCGGACGAACGTTTGAACAAGCTGGCAGAAATCGAACATCCCCAACGTGTTATCCCTACTACGGTGGAAATCGTAGACATCGCCGGCCTTGTAAAAGGCGCCAGCAAAGGAGAAGGGCTGGGAAACAAATTCCTCGCCAATATCCGCGAAACAGATGCAATCCTGCACGTATTACGTTGTTTCGATGATGACAATATCGTTCATGTGGACGGTCGTGTCGATCCGGTTCGCGACAAGGAAATCATCGACGCCGAATTACAGATTAAAGACCTGGAAACCATCGATAGCCGGATCGCCAAAGTGCAGAAACAGGCTCAGACCGGTGGTGACAAGCAAGCTAAAATAGCTTATGAGGTGCTTTGCAAATACAAGGAAGCACTGGAACAGGGTAAAAGTGCCCGCACCGTCTCTTTCGATACGAAAGACGAGCAGAAGATCGCACACGATCTGTTCCTGTTGACCGACAAACCGGTCATGTATGTCTGCAACGTAGATGAAGCCAGTGCCGTGAACGGGAATAAATATGTAGAGGCCGTCCGTGAAGCTGTGAAAGACGAAGGAGCTGAAATCTTAGTCGTAGCGGCCAAGATCGAAAGCGAAATTGCCGAATTCGACACCTACGAGGAACGCCAGATGTTCTTACAAGAGATCGGTTTGGAAGAATCCGGTGTTGCCCGCCTGATCAAATCCGCTTACAAGCTCTTGAACCTGCAAACATTCCTGACAGCCGGTCCCGATGAATGCCGCGCCTGGACGTTCCATAAAGGCTGGAAGGCCCCGCAATGCGCCGGTGTGATCCATACCGACTTCGAAAAAGGCTTTATCCGTGCCGAAGTCATCAAATATGAGGATTATATCTCCTATGGTTCGGAATCTGCAGTAAAAGAAGCAGGAAAGATGAGTGTCGAAGGAAAAGAATATATCGTCCAGGATGGTGATATCATGCATTTCCGCTTTAATGTGTAA
- a CDS encoding DUF1080 domain-containing protein produces MINKTSTVFIAALISILGLTGCVRYNVAEPLNRFSSPEMGTADGNEITVTAGSTWFAEGEYENFILTGQARTEENAEAALLFHTDGTSGYEVAFRNGAIDGTRKSGSLTSVRNLYRSLAEDGKWFDFEIAVRGHNISVAINDTVVVCYTEPEHPYRTKEYAGRLLSNGSIALKGRNGDVAFRNLNMTRLKKDAVNEADTMPRIDEQNDAVIRFQQQNFPVIDYHVHLKGGLTKEMAHAMSMNYGINYGVAPNAGEGGVGRMLADDKEVYEYYNEVKDMPFLRGVQGEGRKWTATFSQKALGVFDYLFTDGMTIVDHKGRLSRIYRPEEVHYDGVTKEQYMDHLVDQTVKILTNEPADIYANPTFLPEELNAEYAKYWTDERIDRVLDVLEKYNIALEINARYKIPSFDIIRKAKERGIKFTFGTNNVDADFGKLEYCLQAVDECGLTTEDLWFPTMSVRGTREVVLYNKW; encoded by the coding sequence ATGATTAATAAAACCAGTACAGTGTTCATCGCAGCCTTGATCAGCATCTTAGGGCTTACCGGCTGCGTACGATACAACGTTGCAGAACCGTTAAACCGTTTCAGCAGCCCCGAAATGGGGACTGCCGACGGCAATGAAATAACCGTAACAGCCGGATCGACTTGGTTTGCCGAAGGAGAATATGAGAACTTCATATTAACCGGACAGGCCCGCACCGAGGAAAATGCGGAAGCGGCATTGCTATTCCATACCGACGGGACGTCAGGCTATGAAGTGGCCTTCCGGAACGGAGCCATCGACGGCACACGTAAAAGCGGCAGCCTCACCTCTGTACGTAACCTCTACCGTTCGCTGGCTGAAGACGGAAAATGGTTCGACTTCGAAATTGCGGTACGCGGGCATAACATATCGGTTGCCATAAACGATACGGTGGTAGTATGTTATACTGAGCCCGAACATCCCTATCGGACAAAAGAATATGCCGGGCGTCTGCTCAGCAACGGTTCAATCGCGCTAAAAGGCAGGAACGGTGATGTCGCTTTTCGTAACCTCAACATGACTCGTTTGAAAAAAGACGCGGTCAATGAAGCAGACACAATGCCGCGGATAGACGAACAGAACGATGCCGTCATCCGTTTCCAACAGCAGAACTTCCCTGTGATAGACTACCATGTGCATTTGAAAGGCGGCCTGACGAAGGAGATGGCGCACGCCATGTCGATGAACTACGGTATCAACTATGGTGTAGCTCCCAATGCGGGCGAGGGTGGCGTAGGCCGTATGCTTGCTGACGACAAGGAAGTGTATGAATACTACAACGAAGTAAAAGACATGCCTTTCCTGCGCGGCGTACAAGGTGAAGGCCGCAAATGGACAGCCACCTTCTCACAAAAGGCTTTAGGTGTATTCGACTACCTCTTTACCGACGGAATGACCATTGTGGACCATAAAGGGCGCCTATCAAGGATATACCGCCCCGAAGAGGTACACTACGACGGTGTTACCAAAGAACAATATATGGACCATCTAGTGGACCAAACCGTCAAGATTCTGACCAACGAACCGGCCGACATCTATGCCAACCCGACTTTCCTGCCGGAAGAGCTGAATGCAGAGTATGCCAAATACTGGACCGACGAGCGTATCGACCGCGTCCTGGATGTATTGGAAAAATACAACATCGCACTTGAAATCAATGCACGTTATAAGATTCCAAGCTTCGACATCATCCGCAAAGCGAAAGAACGTGGAATCAAGTTCACTTTCGGTACGAACAATGTCGATGCCGATTTCGGCAAACTGGAATATTGTCTGCAAGCCGTCGACGAATGCGGTCTGACAACAGAAGATCTCTGGTTCCCGACCATGAGCGTACGTGGCACTCGCGAAGTGGTACTGTATAATAAGTGGTAA